From a region of the Roseivirga sp. 4D4 genome:
- a CDS encoding RimK family alpha-L-glutamate ligase, which produces MKLAIHKRPGSFSDRWIEYCKLHSIDYKLVNCYADDIIEQVKDCDGLMWHWHHADPKAILFARQLTLSLEKSGKKVFPNSDTSWHFDDKVGQKYLLEAMEAPIVKSHVFYSKKDAVSWVSNTSFPIVFKLRGGAGSINVRLVKSKAQADRLIRRSFSRGFPAIDRYSMFKDRLYHLKRDRDLAALFGVCKGFARLFVKTSIEKESHREKGYVYFQEFLPKNDFDTRVIIIGERAFAVRRYVRTGDFRASGSGVKGYERELFDLELIRESFDLSKKLNTQSLALDFIYDTEGEMYIVEISYGFVTGPFYDDCPGHWNSDLEWIPGNFKAQYFMMEDFITSIKQASH; this is translated from the coding sequence ATGAAACTCGCTATACACAAAAGACCAGGATCGTTCAGCGATAGATGGATAGAGTATTGTAAATTGCACTCCATCGATTATAAGCTTGTTAATTGTTATGCCGATGATATAATTGAACAGGTGAAAGATTGTGATGGACTCATGTGGCATTGGCATCATGCCGATCCAAAAGCGATTTTGTTTGCGAGGCAACTTACTCTATCACTGGAAAAATCAGGAAAAAAAGTCTTTCCCAACTCTGATACCTCTTGGCACTTCGATGATAAGGTGGGGCAAAAATATCTCCTTGAGGCCATGGAGGCGCCTATTGTAAAGTCACATGTCTTTTATTCAAAGAAAGATGCTGTTTCATGGGTGTCGAATACGTCCTTCCCCATTGTATTTAAATTAAGAGGTGGAGCTGGATCAATCAATGTTAGATTGGTTAAGAGTAAAGCTCAGGCAGATAGGCTCATTAGAAGGAGTTTTTCCAGGGGGTTCCCGGCCATAGACAGGTATTCCATGTTTAAGGATAGGCTTTATCACCTAAAAAGAGATCGGGATTTAGCAGCGCTTTTTGGGGTTTGCAAAGGTTTTGCAAGGCTATTTGTTAAGACTTCTATAGAAAAGGAAAGTCACAGGGAAAAAGGCTATGTTTATTTTCAAGAGTTTTTGCCAAAGAATGATTTTGATACTCGGGTGATAATCATTGGAGAACGCGCTTTTGCAGTTCGAAGGTATGTAAGAACAGGAGATTTCAGAGCTTCAGGCAGTGGTGTCAAAGGGTATGAAAGGGAGCTTTTTGATCTTGAGCTGATAAGGGAATCTTTTGACTTAAGTAAGAAGCTTAATACACAATCACTGGCCTTAGACTTTATTTATGATACTGAAGGGGAAATGTATATAGTAGAAATCTCTTACGGATTTGTGACGGGCCCCTTTTACGATGATTGCCCTGGTCATTGGAATAGTGATCTCGAATGGATTCCGGGAAATTTTAAAGCGCAGTATTTTATGATGGAGGATTTTATTACCTCTATAAAGCAAGCCAGTCATTAA
- a CDS encoding CapA family protein: protein MDKLSFLGDVYVPEFFESEVSLEHFIFNLEAPVTTDLTNPAIHKINLHIERFENIHDTFKRNPLAVCLSNNHIFDYGDSGFNRTTDILDKAQIEYFGAGLNGSHFNNPFVFTFSNSKKIGVLGFCCKSTHPSKGKNATVATIEFERIANAIEELKSSVDFVVLNLHWGDEEIAIPKPLDVIMARKLVDCGANLILGHHAHVIQSYEKYKGVRIYYGIGNCIFPDFDVQSKFDGDRFTTRSRKVQARRNKRSIMVHLYEDFSVHHEFLKFESGVLAYDKSLKLRFQFLTMSTRVYNTFKFFESRKAKIIGVLQNPRKLSFGSMLNFLKGK from the coding sequence ATGGATAAATTAAGTTTCCTTGGAGATGTTTATGTACCAGAGTTTTTTGAATCTGAAGTGTCATTGGAACACTTTATTTTCAATTTAGAGGCTCCTGTTACAACTGATCTTACTAATCCGGCCATACATAAGATAAATCTTCATATTGAAAGATTTGAGAATATTCATGACACCTTTAAAAGGAATCCTCTTGCAGTATGTCTATCTAATAATCATATCTTTGATTACGGAGATTCCGGCTTCAATAGAACAACAGACATACTTGATAAGGCCCAAATAGAGTATTTTGGTGCAGGTCTAAACGGCTCTCATTTCAATAATCCATTTGTATTTACTTTTTCGAATTCAAAAAAGATTGGGGTATTGGGCTTTTGTTGTAAAAGTACGCATCCATCAAAGGGGAAAAATGCCACTGTCGCTACCATTGAGTTTGAGCGCATTGCCAATGCAATAGAAGAACTAAAAAGTAGCGTTGATTTTGTTGTTTTAAACCTGCATTGGGGAGATGAAGAGATTGCGATTCCAAAACCCCTGGATGTAATAATGGCTCGCAAACTTGTTGATTGCGGAGCAAATTTAATCTTGGGCCATCATGCACACGTTATACAATCATATGAAAAGTATAAAGGTGTCAGAATTTACTATGGCATTGGAAACTGTATTTTCCCTGATTTTGATGTCCAAAGTAAGTTTGACGGTGATAGATTTACAACCAGATCACGTAAAGTTCAAGCTCGCAGAAATAAGCGATCAATAATGGTTCATTTGTATGAAGATTTTTCAGTTCATCATGAATTTTTGAAGTTTGAAAGTGGTGTTTTAGCTTATGATAAAAGTTTAAAATTGAGGTTTCAATTTTTGACAATGAGCACACGTGTTTACAATACCTTCAAATTTTTTGAAAGCAGGAAAGCGAAGATAATAGGAGTACTGCAAAACCCGAGAAAGCTCTCTTTTGGAAGTATGCTTAACTTTCTAAAGGGAAAATGA
- a CDS encoding glycosyltransferase, whose product MKVLLIIDNMGSGGAQRQIMTLAKALKADDFDVAIAWYYNSEFYLGEITQLGIDHYRLYESNYFARLKSFGKLFKSTRPDWVVAYLPGPSVLGCLLKPLGGYKLIVNERSAKPSAQKSIKSRLYRMAYLLANYVCTNSFANMDFISESVPFLPPTKKKVIYNSLDLDYWADKTEVHGQDVFHMIVLSSHRRLKNLKGLIEAVNILNESFRQNLKISWYGDDSGDQSMQEGQKLIETYGLEEVFYFQPAVTDVKSVIASATVIGLFSEYEGLPNAVCEGMAMSKPIIATKVSDLPGILDDQKELLCDYQDANTISKAIKNAMKMSQDKLQLIGAMNRKKATEIFSSVNNYKTLKSLLRTA is encoded by the coding sequence ATGAAGGTTCTGCTAATTATAGACAACATGGGATCGGGAGGGGCCCAACGTCAGATTATGACCTTGGCTAAGGCACTCAAAGCAGACGATTTTGACGTTGCGATAGCATGGTACTATAATTCCGAGTTTTATTTAGGCGAGATAACCCAGTTAGGTATTGATCACTACAGGCTTTATGAGTCAAACTATTTTGCGAGGTTAAAGTCTTTCGGAAAGTTATTTAAATCAACCAGGCCAGATTGGGTTGTAGCTTACTTACCAGGTCCCTCCGTGTTGGGCTGTTTACTGAAACCTCTTGGCGGGTACAAACTGATAGTAAACGAGAGGAGTGCAAAACCAAGTGCACAAAAAAGCATTAAGTCCCGACTTTATCGGATGGCCTACCTTTTGGCTAATTACGTGTGCACAAATTCATTCGCAAACATGGACTTCATTTCAGAGTCTGTTCCATTTTTGCCGCCTACCAAAAAAAAGGTAATCTACAACTCTTTGGACCTTGATTATTGGGCTGATAAAACTGAGGTGCATGGACAAGATGTATTTCATATGATTGTTTTGTCAAGCCACAGAAGGTTAAAGAATCTAAAGGGATTGATAGAAGCTGTGAACATTCTGAATGAAAGTTTCAGGCAAAACCTTAAAATATCATGGTATGGAGATGATTCTGGTGATCAATCAATGCAAGAAGGGCAGAAGCTCATTGAAACATACGGATTAGAGGAAGTTTTTTATTTCCAACCAGCAGTAACGGATGTGAAATCAGTCATTGCGTCAGCTACGGTAATCGGACTATTTAGCGAGTACGAGGGCTTACCGAATGCTGTGTGTGAAGGCATGGCAATGTCAAAGCCGATCATCGCTACTAAAGTGTCAGATCTCCCCGGTATTCTGGATGACCAAAAGGAACTACTTTGTGATTATCAAGATGCCAATACGATAAGCAAGGCAATAAAAAATGCCATGAAAATGTCTCAGGATAAGTTGCAGTTGATTGGTGCTATGAACAGAAAAAAGGCAACCGAGATATTTTCCTCGGTCAATAACTACAAAACACTAAAGTCACTTTTACGGACGGCATGA
- a CDS encoding acyltransferase — MRVIKHQIVDVDYGESVTVVEPVNIYGCKLADHVFVGPFTEIQKNVSVGEKTKIQSHTFVCEFVNIGANCFIGHGVMFINDLFQSGRPAGGDTSKWRSTEIRDNVSIGSNATVLPVTICEGTVIGAGAVVTKDITTKGIYAGNPAKLIRKL; from the coding sequence ATGAGAGTTATTAAACATCAGATCGTAGACGTAGATTACGGTGAGTCAGTCACTGTAGTAGAGCCCGTAAATATCTATGGGTGTAAATTGGCAGATCATGTCTTTGTAGGGCCCTTCACAGAGATTCAGAAAAACGTGAGTGTTGGCGAAAAAACAAAAATTCAATCCCATACATTTGTTTGTGAATTTGTTAATATTGGCGCCAATTGCTTTATAGGGCATGGAGTGATGTTTATCAACGACCTTTTTCAATCAGGTCGTCCTGCTGGGGGCGATACTTCCAAATGGAGATCTACTGAAATTAGAGATAACGTCTCGATTGGCTCTAATGCTACTGTGTTACCGGTAACTATCTGTGAAGGAACAGTGATTGGAGCAGGAGCGGTAGTAACCAAAGACATCACTACCAAAGGAATTTATGCAGGAAACCCTGCCAAACTTATTCGAAAATTATAA
- a CDS encoding DegT/DnrJ/EryC1/StrS family aminotransferase, translating into MEISFVDLKAQYDSIKADIDAAIKSVIDNTAFIGGPIVREFQAKFAEKYGVKHCVAVANGTDAIYIALRMIGIGDGDEVITTAHSWISTSETISQTGAKPVFVDVEPDYFTIDPEKIEEKITERTKAIIPVHIYGQVCDMDRIMAIAKKHKLKVLEDTAQAHFSEYRGTRAGLIGDVATFSFYPGKNLGAYGDAGAIITNDDELAENMRMFANHGALIKHQHKMEGINSRLDTLQAAILAVKLNHILDWTQARRDCANRYDKLLGGIDGLVIPKVRPNSKHSYHLYVIRTDRRDELKSFLASKGVPTVLHYPTILPLLKPYEKYGYTPENFPVAYQNQNTILSIPIYPELPDDHQAYIVEQIAAFFNK; encoded by the coding sequence ATGGAAATTTCATTTGTAGACCTGAAAGCTCAATATGATAGTATCAAAGCAGATATAGATGCTGCTATCAAATCAGTCATTGATAACACAGCTTTCATCGGTGGTCCTATCGTTCGCGAATTTCAGGCCAAGTTTGCAGAGAAGTATGGCGTAAAGCATTGTGTAGCGGTAGCCAATGGTACCGATGCCATATACATAGCCCTTAGAATGATTGGTATTGGGGATGGAGATGAAGTAATTACCACAGCTCATAGCTGGATTTCAACTTCTGAGACCATTAGTCAGACTGGTGCTAAGCCTGTTTTTGTAGATGTTGAACCAGACTACTTCACCATCGACCCTGAAAAGATCGAGGAAAAGATCACGGAACGCACCAAGGCCATCATTCCGGTACACATCTACGGGCAGGTATGTGATATGGACCGAATTATGGCCATTGCTAAAAAACATAAGCTTAAGGTACTCGAAGATACTGCTCAGGCACATTTTTCTGAATATCGGGGCACCCGGGCTGGGTTGATTGGAGATGTGGCCACTTTCAGCTTCTATCCTGGTAAAAACCTGGGAGCATATGGCGATGCAGGTGCCATTATTACCAATGATGATGAGTTGGCTGAAAACATGAGAATGTTTGCCAATCATGGAGCATTAATTAAGCACCAACACAAAATGGAGGGGATTAATAGCCGATTGGACACACTTCAAGCAGCTATACTTGCTGTTAAACTCAATCATATTCTTGACTGGACCCAAGCCAGAAGAGACTGCGCAAATCGCTACGATAAGTTGTTGGGAGGTATTGATGGGCTCGTTATTCCAAAAGTAAGACCCAACAGCAAACACAGTTATCATTTATATGTGATTAGGACAGATCGCAGAGATGAACTGAAATCCTTCTTAGCCTCAAAAGGGGTGCCAACAGTTCTACACTACCCAACCATCTTGCCCTTGCTAAAGCCGTATGAAAAATATGGTTACACACCGGAAAATTTCCCTGTGGCTTATCAAAACCAGAATACAATACTCTCAATTCCTATTTACCCAGAGCTGCCTGATGACCACCAAGCCTACATAGTGGAACAGATTGCAGCTTTCTTTAACAAATAA
- a CDS encoding glycosyltransferase family 4 protein, whose product MRITVVTSEFYPMSLAAAVRMAPWVDALIDAGHDVKIITTKASKGVEKYKVACTFFQGPKNSQGFAVRLLAEILFGIEIGIRSFFRKSDAYIVTSPPFFMGLIAITLIRLKGKPYVLDIRDDYPRIFKEQGLIKETNPIYRFIDGRTTASYKKAAIVTGATQGLVDNIIQKVGTAEKVVLLRNGYVIPEGFLWPAKRKKFTAVFHGNLGKFQNIELLLAVAERLKEHEGIAFLIIGSGAQEKLVNQCELPNVSYLGRIPHDQIMVTIASCHVGLSFRIDGRISQDAFPVKVYEYIGVGIPSVITPVSEASEFVKKYSIGIEFRNLDVNEISNTVLRMASDEKYYRSFTNEIANLKNDFQRDNQCREFVNLFESKLVR is encoded by the coding sequence ATGAGAATAACGGTAGTAACCAGCGAGTTTTACCCGATGAGCCTAGCTGCTGCAGTCAGGATGGCCCCATGGGTAGACGCCTTGATCGATGCGGGACATGATGTAAAAATTATTACCACAAAAGCCTCTAAAGGGGTAGAGAAGTATAAGGTGGCTTGTACTTTTTTTCAGGGGCCAAAAAACAGCCAGGGCTTTGCAGTTCGGTTATTGGCTGAAATTCTCTTTGGGATTGAAATCGGGATCCGTTCTTTTTTCAGAAAGTCAGATGCTTACATTGTCACGAGCCCACCCTTTTTCATGGGGCTTATCGCCATTACGCTGATTCGTTTGAAAGGAAAACCTTATGTATTGGACATAAGAGACGATTATCCCAGGATTTTTAAAGAACAGGGGCTCATCAAGGAGACCAACCCGATCTACAGATTTATTGACGGGAGAACCACAGCGAGCTATAAAAAAGCTGCCATTGTTACCGGGGCCACTCAGGGATTGGTCGATAACATCATCCAAAAAGTCGGAACTGCTGAGAAAGTAGTCTTGCTCAGGAATGGATATGTAATACCGGAAGGGTTCTTGTGGCCTGCTAAGCGAAAAAAATTCACTGCAGTTTTTCATGGAAATTTGGGAAAGTTTCAGAACATAGAACTCTTGTTAGCCGTGGCTGAAAGGCTAAAAGAGCATGAAGGTATCGCTTTTTTGATCATTGGCTCAGGGGCACAGGAAAAACTGGTCAACCAATGTGAGTTACCTAATGTGTCATACTTAGGTAGAATTCCTCATGATCAAATTATGGTTACGATTGCTAGTTGTCATGTTGGTTTATCTTTCCGTATAGATGGGAGAATTTCCCAAGACGCTTTTCCTGTAAAGGTCTATGAGTATATTGGTGTAGGTATTCCGTCCGTTATTACACCTGTTAGCGAAGCGAGTGAATTTGTAAAAAAATATAGTATTGGTATAGAGTTTAGAAATCTGGATGTCAATGAGATAAGCAACACAGTTCTTCGTATGGCCAGTGATGAAAAGTACTATAGAAGCTTTACTAATGAGATTGCCAACCTAAAAAATGACTTTCAAAGGGATAATCAATGTAGAGAGTTTGTAAATTTGTTTGAAAGTAAATTAGTCCGATGA
- a CDS encoding glycosyltransferase family 4 protein — translation MRVLMISSEWPSDEHPNSGLFVKRQFDYLKKNGVNIEIYSFRGGGSLKNYWIHRRKIKSTIKTFKPDIFHAQFAQSALLVVGRKGKLVVTYRGDDAQGIVNEKGVQTKKGLILMLIGKIVSTVSDKIIVVSKHLLKKIPWISDASVIPSGLELYRYDKLLKSDRASMREKLGIPPGFMILFPNSTSNPNKNYQLVEQALASVAINERKDFFVKTIFGQSHEELLQYMRASDCMILTSLREGSPNVIKEAMALNTPIISVPVGDVPERISKLKGSFVSQGYDPQELANLMIKAKEFDYSEYNSRELVSLLDEQKLTEGLIDIYHSLMN, via the coding sequence ATGAGGGTATTGATGATTAGTTCTGAGTGGCCAAGTGATGAGCATCCAAATTCTGGACTATTTGTAAAGCGCCAATTTGATTATTTAAAGAAGAATGGGGTAAATATAGAAATCTATTCGTTTAGAGGAGGAGGAAGCTTAAAAAATTACTGGATACATAGGCGAAAGATTAAGTCAACCATAAAAACTTTTAAACCAGATATATTTCATGCACAATTTGCTCAAAGTGCGCTTCTGGTAGTTGGGCGGAAGGGGAAACTGGTTGTAACATATCGAGGAGATGATGCTCAAGGTATCGTCAATGAAAAAGGCGTACAAACAAAAAAAGGGCTAATACTCATGCTCATTGGGAAAATAGTGTCAACGGTGAGCGACAAGATAATTGTCGTATCTAAGCATCTATTAAAAAAAATCCCATGGATATCGGATGCAAGTGTGATACCTTCAGGTTTGGAGCTTTACAGGTATGATAAACTCTTGAAGTCTGATAGGGCATCAATGAGGGAAAAACTTGGAATTCCTCCTGGTTTTATGATCCTATTCCCCAATAGCACGTCTAATCCGAATAAAAATTATCAGTTGGTTGAGCAAGCCTTAGCATCAGTTGCTATCAATGAACGAAAAGACTTTTTTGTGAAAACAATCTTTGGCCAATCTCATGAGGAATTACTTCAATATATGAGAGCCAGTGATTGTATGATACTTACATCTCTGAGAGAAGGATCTCCTAATGTGATTAAAGAAGCTATGGCTTTAAATACACCTATCATAAGTGTTCCTGTGGGTGATGTTCCTGAGCGGATATCGAAACTCAAAGGATCTTTTGTATCACAAGGCTATGACCCACAGGAACTAGCAAACCTTATGATAAAAGCTAAAGAGTTCGATTATTCGGAATACAACAGCAGGGAATTGGTTTCGTTATTAGATGAGCAAAAATTGACGGAAGGGCTCATTGATATTTATCACTCATTAATGAACTAA
- the asnB gene encoding asparagine synthase (glutamine-hydrolyzing): protein MCGIFAAVDIDNGLSHENLRLFRKSVDVIEHRGPDASGEYCYNTRMSNVQKEEFNLYLGHRRLSIIDLSANGNQPLEIGDYVIIFNGEIFNYQSLLDELVKDGVSFRTKTDTEVIIGIYKKYGIKGFDKLNGMWAFILLDKNQNKLIVSRDRFGIKPLYISRVGSSIYFASEIKQLLQYQKSLKADHSALYCYLKQSIRDYSENTFFENIKQFPKSNSLELDLQSGHEHFESYWDYKPIENLSETDYIDQFKALMDDSVLLRMVSDVEVGALLSGGLDSTVVSLLANKSAPSLRTFSVISKEQKYSEEEFIDIAAQEGNLKNYKFTLDPQNFLEHLDKTIYHQDEPFTTASVVASHLIFKHIKENFGLKVILSGQGADELLLGYLKFYFFYLSRLKQERKFLPLFANIFSAVLQGTIFNQFDLSVAKRYIPFLNKRRVDYLRLSGIDEDISSRGNMTQRQILDVSNYSLPSLFAYEDRNSMAYSIESRAPFMDHRLVNLLLHTPDHLKISKGWTKYMMRKHLTYVPDQIRWRKDKKGFETPEELWLKQDFQGYLKGLKQESALADIGAIDASRFTDSYNQYLNNSSIISKKEIFSVFIAERWARLNF, encoded by the coding sequence ATGTGCGGGATATTTGCTGCAGTAGATATTGATAATGGGCTTTCTCATGAAAATCTCCGTTTGTTCAGAAAGAGTGTCGATGTAATCGAACACCGTGGTCCTGACGCTTCTGGAGAGTACTGTTACAATACAAGGATGAGTAATGTCCAAAAAGAGGAGTTCAATTTGTACTTGGGTCACCGAAGACTATCCATCATAGACTTATCGGCCAATGGAAATCAACCACTTGAAATTGGCGATTATGTGATCATATTCAATGGTGAGATTTTTAACTACCAAAGTCTGCTGGATGAATTGGTAAAAGACGGTGTAAGTTTTAGAACTAAAACTGATACTGAGGTAATCATTGGGATATACAAAAAGTACGGGATAAAGGGTTTTGACAAGCTCAACGGTATGTGGGCTTTTATTCTGCTAGATAAAAATCAGAATAAACTAATCGTTTCCAGAGACAGGTTCGGAATCAAACCGCTTTATATTTCTCGTGTAGGTAGCAGTATTTATTTCGCCAGCGAGATCAAGCAGCTTTTACAGTATCAGAAATCACTTAAGGCCGATCATAGCGCCTTATACTGCTATCTAAAGCAAAGCATCCGGGATTATTCGGAAAACACCTTCTTTGAGAACATCAAGCAATTTCCAAAGTCCAATTCATTGGAGCTCGATTTGCAGTCCGGGCATGAACATTTTGAGTCCTATTGGGACTATAAACCCATTGAGAACCTTTCAGAGACAGATTATATAGACCAGTTTAAGGCACTCATGGATGACAGTGTCTTACTCAGAATGGTGAGCGATGTAGAAGTTGGTGCGCTATTGAGTGGAGGGCTTGATTCTACAGTCGTTTCTCTATTAGCGAACAAGTCAGCACCATCATTGAGGACTTTCTCTGTCATTTCAAAAGAACAGAAGTATAGCGAAGAGGAGTTTATAGATATTGCTGCTCAAGAGGGCAATTTGAAGAACTATAAATTCACCCTCGATCCGCAAAATTTTCTAGAACACTTAGACAAGACGATTTATCACCAGGATGAGCCCTTCACCACGGCCAGCGTTGTGGCTAGCCATTTGATTTTTAAACATATTAAGGAGAATTTTGGCCTGAAGGTGATTCTATCGGGACAAGGGGCTGACGAGCTTTTGCTAGGCTACCTGAAGTTCTACTTTTTCTATCTAAGCCGACTTAAACAGGAAAGAAAGTTTCTGCCTCTTTTTGCCAACATCTTTAGCGCTGTACTACAGGGTACCATTTTTAATCAGTTTGACCTCTCTGTGGCTAAGCGTTACATTCCGTTTCTGAACAAGCGAAGAGTTGATTACCTAAGGCTGAGCGGTATTGATGAAGACATCAGTAGCAGGGGCAATATGACCCAGAGACAAATTCTGGATGTTTCGAATTACTCACTGCCTTCGCTTTTTGCCTATGAGGATAGAAACTCTATGGCCTATTCGATTGAGTCCAGAGCACCATTTATGGACCATAGACTGGTAAATTTACTTTTGCACACCCCAGATCACTTGAAAATCAGTAAGGGATGGACTAAGTATATGATGCGAAAGCATCTGACCTACGTGCCTGACCAGATCAGATGGCGTAAAGATAAAAAGGGTTTTGAAACACCTGAGGAGTTATGGTTAAAACAAGATTTTCAGGGCTATCTTAAGGGTTTGAAACAGGAATCGGCATTGGCCGATATAGGTGCCATTGATGCTTCCAGATTCACAGATAGCTACAATCAATACCTTAATAACAGTAGTATCATTTCAAAAAAAGAGATTTTTAGCGTGTTTATTGCCGAAAGATGGGCCCGACTAAATTTTTAA
- a CDS encoding Gfo/Idh/MocA family protein encodes MKEVKFAIVGCGRIALRHAKHINNYGKLVAVCDIVNEKAEELAAAYGATAFSSIEALLDAKPDVDVISICSPNGLHAKHSIQSLNEGYHVLCEKPMAISVYDCGQMITAAEKNNRRLFAIKQNRFNPPVMAVKEQIELGKLGKINSVQLSCFWNRNEDYYHNSWKGSSDLDGGTLFTQFSHFIDLLFWLVGDVKNVEAYFQNFVHQGIIDFEDTGVVIMQFYNGAIGTINYTVNSYGKNMEGSLTIFGEKGTVKIGGQYLNELEYQNIDGIEIKGLPEGNTANNYGNYQGSMSNHDKVYENLVNVLTQGGQISTSAFEGLKTVEIIDKIYSKKKEFHKL; translated from the coding sequence ATGAAAGAAGTAAAATTTGCAATAGTAGGATGTGGCCGTATTGCCCTAAGACATGCCAAACACATCAATAATTACGGAAAACTGGTAGCGGTATGCGACATTGTCAACGAAAAGGCAGAGGAGCTAGCAGCGGCCTATGGCGCAACTGCCTTTAGTTCAATAGAGGCATTGCTTGATGCAAAGCCTGATGTAGATGTGATTTCCATTTGCTCACCCAATGGCTTGCATGCCAAGCATTCAATTCAGTCTTTGAATGAAGGTTATCATGTGTTATGTGAAAAGCCCATGGCCATAAGTGTTTATGATTGCGGTCAAATGATCACCGCAGCCGAAAAGAACAACCGTAGGCTTTTTGCTATCAAGCAAAATCGCTTTAATCCTCCGGTGATGGCTGTAAAGGAACAGATTGAACTAGGCAAACTAGGAAAGATCAATTCAGTACAATTGTCTTGTTTTTGGAATAGAAACGAAGACTATTACCATAATTCATGGAAAGGGAGTTCAGATCTTGATGGCGGTACTTTATTTACACAATTCAGTCATTTTATAGACTTGCTATTTTGGCTGGTTGGCGATGTTAAAAATGTGGAAGCCTATTTTCAGAACTTTGTGCACCAAGGCATTATCGATTTCGAAGATACGGGAGTGGTCATTATGCAGTTTTATAACGGGGCCATTGGAACCATCAATTATACTGTGAACAGTTATGGCAAGAATATGGAGGGATCATTAACCATTTTCGGTGAAAAGGGTACGGTTAAAATTGGGGGGCAATATCTCAATGAGCTGGAATATCAGAATATTGATGGGATTGAGATTAAGGGTCTTCCAGAAGGTAATACAGCCAATAATTACGGTAACTACCAAGGTTCTATGAGTAACCACGACAAAGTGTATGAGAACTTGGTAAATGTGCTGACCCAAGGAGGGCAAATTTCTACAAGTGCTTTTGAAGGGCTTAAGACTGTGGAGATAATTGACAAAATCTACTCTAAGAAGAAGGAATTCCACAAACTATGA